CCTCCGTCGACAATTTCCGAAACCCTTCAGGGCACACGAGACCATGGATTCATTGAGCACCGGGCGCGTCGCCCATACCTTGCAGCAGATGTTTGCAGAAGCGGAACAAGCCGATCGCGCGTTGATGGCACAGTTCAGCGAGACCGACCACCCCGAGCAACTGATTGCCGACACCATCGCCGAACATTTCGCCGAAGAACGCCGAGACCTGCGCGGCTTCTATCACGGCTACGCGGACAACTTCCTGAACGTGACGCCGGCATACGGGCAATTCCTCTACCAATGCGCACGCGCAAGCAAGGCAACGCGGATTGTCGAGTTCGGGACGTCGATGGGGGTGTCCACGGTCTATCTGGCGGCGGCACTGCGCGACATGGGCGGCGGCCATCTGATCGGCAGTGAGCTGGAACCCGGCAAAGCGGCGCGCGCGCGTGCCAACCTCGAAGCCGCGGGTCTTGCCGATCTGGTCGACATCCGCGTCGGCGATGCGCGCGAAACGCTCTCCGATGTGCATGGCGCAATCGATCTGGTCCTGCTCGACGGTGCGTTCAGCTTGTATCTGCCGGTGTTGAAGCTGCTCGAGCCGCATTTAAAGAGCGGCGCGCTGATCCTCGCGGAGAACGCGTTCGATCATGAGAACGACTACCTGGACTATGTCCGCGATCCAGCGAACAGCTACCTCTCGCAGTCGATTCCGATCAACCCGGGCCGGGGTAATGAGTTCAGCCTCGTGACGCGTTGATCTGGCGAGGAGGTTCAGTAGCCCTGATTAGTTCGTGCTTGCCCGAGCGCTCGAGATTTTCGCAGCAGCCGCGAACCGCGTTTCAGGAAGAAAGACCAGGCCAATCACAAACGTACAGGACGCGACCACGACCGGGTACCACAGTCCGTAGTAAATATCGCCTGTCGCGGCGACCATCGCGAAGGCGGTCGCCGGCAGGAAGCCCCCGAACCATCCATTGCCGATGTTGTATGGCAGTGATGTAGCGGTGTAGCGAATCTGCGGTGGGAAGAGTTCAACCAGCCATGCTGCGGCCGGGCTGTACACCATTGTCAGATAGACGATAAGGATGGTGATGAGCAGTACCAGCATCGGCCGATTGACGTCAGCCGGCACGGCGGTCGCTGGGTATCCGCTCGACGCCAGAGCGTGCGCCACTTGCGCATCGAACGCCGCTGTCTGTGCCGCGAACTGCGAGCGCGACAACCCCTTGCCGTCGACTGCTGAAATCACCTGCTCGCCTATGTGGATGGAGGCCACGGTGCCTGGCGGTTGTGCGACCGTACTGTATGGAACGGCGTTGCGCGCGAGCGCGGCTTTGGCCGAGTCGCAGGAACGGGTGAACGATGCGGTTCCAACGGGGTTGAACTGCAGTGAGCACTCTCCAGGCGGCGCATATACCGTAACCGGGGCCATGGTGTGCGCGTGTTCGAGCTGCGGATTCGCGTAGTGTGCGATTGACTTGTAGATTGGAAAATACGTCACCGCGGCCAGCAGACAGCCCGTCAGGATAACGGGCTTGCGTCCAATCCGGTCCGACAGCCATCCAAAGAAAACGTAGAACGGCAGACCAAGGACAAGCGCTATCGCAAGCACTTCGTTTGCAATCCGCCCGTCGACCTTGAGGGTTTGCAACAGGAAGAACTGAACGTAAAACTGACTCGTGTAAGCCACCACGCCCAAACCCGCGGTACAACCGAGTAGCGACAGGAGAACCGTCATGGCGTTGCGACGATTGCCGAAGGTGTCGCGCAACGGCGACTTTGAGCGGGTTCCCTGGACCTTCATCTTCTCGAACTCCGGACTCTCTTTGAGCTTGAGGCGAATCCACATCGACACGCCCAGAAGCGCAATGGAGAACAGGAACGGTATCCGCCAGCCCCACGATGCGAACTGCTCTTCGCCGGTCAGGGTGCGGACGCCGAGAATGACGAAAAGCGAAAGAAGAAGCCCGCCTGTGCCGGTGGTCTGAATCCACGACGTATTGAAACCGCGATTCGACGGCGTGGAATACTCGGCGACATACGTGACGGCGCCGCCATACTCTCCGCCGACCGCCAGTCCTTGCAGCAGTCGCAGCGCAATCAGTGCTATTGGCGCGGCCATGCCGATCGTCGCATACGACGGCAGCAGGCCCACTATGAACGTCGGCAATCCCATCAGGACAATGGTGATAAGGAACGTGTGCTTCCGTCCGCTCATGTCGCCGAGCCGCCCGAAGACCAGGGAACCGAAGGGCCGAACGATGAAACCGGCGGCGAATGCCAGCAAGGCGAATATGAACGATGCGGTCGGATTGACGCCCGAGAAAAACTGCTTCGCGATAACGGTCGGGACCGTGGCTGAAAGAGGCCGACTGGGTGCTGTCCTGCGTAGTGGGGACCCAATCGCTTGAGGTCGCGACGCAGTGCTTCGGGTACATGCGGCGCGGCGCCTCGTTCGCCGACTTTACGACCGCCGCGCCCGACCTGAAGCGGCAGGCAGCGGCCGTGGCGGGAAACCCGACGATGCGTGCTTGCGGCCGGTTTCGCACTCTTCGACGCAGGCCTGTATCCCACGCTCATTACCGATCTTACGGTTGGCTCGTCACTCGACAGATCGGGCCAGCTAGGGATCAAGCTCTGGACGCATCATTTCCGGCAGACCATCTCGAGAGCCGAAGTGCTCGCAGGGTTGCAGGCTTGACGCAGATTCATGGTGTCGCGCCGCTTGCATACTTGCGGATGCGACGGCTCAATTGCGGTCGGCCAGGACGAAGTCCGTGCCTGGCCGATCCCGTCTGCAACGTTAGCGAGATCGAGCGCTACAACAACTCCCGAATCCGGTGGTACAACATCCCGAGCTCGAGCGCAGGCCCACGCAACGCCGGCCCACCCGGAAAGCGCGCATGCCGCAGCTTCGCGAACAGATCGAATGCCGCCGTCTCTCCCGCCATAGCCTGCGCCACGACGCGCCCCGCGATCCCGGTCAGCGCCACGCCGTGCCCCGAAAACCCCTGCACGTAGAAGTAGTTCGGATCGATGGAGCCAAAATCCGGCGCACGATTACGCGTGACGTCCACAAAACCGCCCCACGCGAATTCGACCCGCGCATCGGCGACTTGCGGAAACACGCCAACCATCCGCTTGCGAATCTGCTCCGACAACTGCGCGGGCGACGCACCCGTCGAACTGGCGCGTCCACCGAACAGCACCCGGTGATCGGCGGACACGCGGAAGTAGTCGAGAAAGAAATTGTTATCGCAGACAGCAGCGCGTCCCGGTATCAACGCAGAGGCACGCGCTTCGCCAAGCGGCTCGGTAGCGACGATATACGAAGCGATCGGCGCGATACGTGCAGCAACGCCGGAAGGCAGCACGTTGCCGATGGTCGCGTTACCGCAGGCAGCGACAAAGCGGCAGCGCACTTCACCCGTAGCAGTCCGCACGACCGGCTGCGCGCCGCGCACGACTTCAAGCACCGGAGAGTGCGCGAACAGCCGCGCGCCTTCCTGTCTCGCCGCCTCGGCCAGGCCGAGACAATATTTGAGCGGATGCAGATGCCCGGAAAACGGATCGTAGACGCCGGCCAGATAGCGTTCCGAGGCGACGCGCGCACGGACTTCATCCGTATCGAGCCACGCGAGTTTCGGATAGCCCCAGCGCGATGATGCATCCTCCATCCACGAACGCAGGTCGGGCACGCGTTTCGGTTTGGTGGCGACGGTCAGATAGCCCGACGTGAAATCGCACTGGATGCCATACCGTTCGATGCGCTCGCGTACCAGCCT
Above is a genomic segment from Paraburkholderia phenazinium containing:
- a CDS encoding NAD(P)/FAD-dependent oxidoreductase — protein: MTDSLDRRADALIRNSYYEASVTRPLADDPMLEGTLEADVCVIGAGFAGLSVALECRARGLSVIVLDAHRPGWGASGRNGGQTLVGFAKDEVIEKQLGLEGARAAWAMSVEGVRLVRERIERYGIQCDFTSGYLTVATKPKRVPDLRSWMEDASSRWGYPKLAWLDTDEVRARVASERYLAGVYDPFSGHLHPLKYCLGLAEAARQEGARLFAHSPVLEVVRGAQPVVRTATGEVRCRFVAACGNATIGNVLPSGVAARIAPIASYIVATEPLGEARASALIPGRAAVCDNNFFLDYFRVSADHRVLFGGRASSTGASPAQLSEQIRKRMVGVFPQVADARVEFAWGGFVDVTRNRAPDFGSIDPNYFYVQGFSGHGVALTGIAGRVVAQAMAGETAAFDLFAKLRHARFPGGPALRGPALELGMLYHRIRELL
- a CDS encoding O-methyltransferase, which codes for MDSLSTGRVAHTLQQMFAEAEQADRALMAQFSETDHPEQLIADTIAEHFAEERRDLRGFYHGYADNFLNVTPAYGQFLYQCARASKATRIVEFGTSMGVSTVYLAAALRDMGGGHLIGSELEPGKAARARANLEAAGLADLVDIRVGDARETLSDVHGAIDLVLLDGAFSLYLPVLKLLEPHLKSGALILAENAFDHENDYLDYVRDPANSYLSQSIPINPGRGNEFSLVTR